From Rhopalosiphum padi isolate XX-2018 chromosome 2, ASM2088224v1, whole genome shotgun sequence:
ttttttacactcgACAGTAATATACTCGCCACACTTCAATGTCAGTAcggaacatattatattattaaatatttctttggaAACTCGACGATGAAATAATTTTAGGCGTGTGTCTATCAGATGAAACATTTTAACCCGTAGTAAAATGTCCAAACGTGGTGTTGTGTTAATATGCGTGTTGTAGTGGCAATCGCTCAATACCCACTGtaaggtgattttttttttttttagttctatcCTCGAAAATTaggaaaaagtattttaaattgcattacaAGCACTGCAGACTTGGACCGCGGTTAGGTCAAGATTCCAGGTGATGGTTCACAGaggtatattatggtataattatcttatattttattaaattttaacatgcAGTTTCTGCATTTATTTTATCCTTAGCACTTAAAGGAGAACTCGTGATTTTGCAGTATGACAATAAAcgtttttagaaattaatccGCTGTACGGTAAAACCAGTATTCAATTGAAAATCATGACACGTGAATAGTATTGAATGCACGTTTTTATTCTAGTTCTTAAATTGCATTTTCGGAACTTAATATTACGCGAATGGTTACCCAGAAAATTTATCAATAGATGTCTCTTTCGAAATTTATGTCAAACCCCGTTGGGAATATACAATTTTGACCTTTTTGTATTATAGTGCCACATGTGTCctttttttcaatcaataacGGCAACGACTGTTTTATGCTACTTTATAGTACTTTTCTATCTTGaacaatttttaccaaaaacacgtgaatttcaaaacattatacgtaagttataactttaaaagtttaaactaaCATTTTTCAGCTGTTTAGTTATCACAACAACTACAGATCAAAACAAACAAAGCTATTAGTGGGTTTTCACGCGTATAGAGGCTTATAATGattctttgtatttttttaagtacccATTATATTTTAGTTCCCATTAGTATTTTCACCGCTCGATCTTTTTTTAGTAAAacgtaatttttatgaatatattattcagtCATAGGCGTAATCTCAGGGGCGCAAGACTGTGcaatggtataatttttttacaacgtCGTACCCgaagttttttttcattagggACGGTAgttagtaaatttttaatttaacacgaATCGGCATATACTACAACCATTCCTTGGTAAGCTGGTTAGTCTCAATAATTACAGTTTTattgttcaatttaaattgaattaaatgccTACTTAATAGTAGACGAATAATTTACAAGCTCACGGTAAACGGAACTTTTTCTTTTAAGTTTTGTTACAGCTGGAATTCGACAAAGTCACTaatgatttattcaatatatttttttttctttttctagaTCGCATTAGTCCTGTGTTTGGTTGCCGTTGCCACCGCAGCACCGTACGTGCCCGTCGTACCGGTCATTCCCGCAGTCGTACACCATCCGGCTTCCGTTGTACGCTCGTCGACCGTCATCCAATCGCACCCGTCGCCCGTGGCCACCCACGTGGTTGCCGTACCCGCCGCCGTCGCTCATCCGGTTGCCGTCCACCCGGCGGTGTCCGTTCATCCGGTTGCCATCCACCCTGTATTGCCCGTCCACACAGTCGTGCATTACTGATGTTCTACTTTGGttaacgtaatttattattttgcacaCACACAGTAGTGCACAGATCTTCTTCATCTATACTATTATTGTCATACATTAtgctatttcaaaaaattaaccgaaaaatgtttttttcgatcaaaatacaattatattgatataatataataatgataatggtcataacattgtatattttgcgtttttatttatttctatccaAATACCGTTCGATAACTTGTACAAGATTATATTACCTGCCATAGTAAAAATGAAAAGaataataacagaaaatatACTGCCcttatgaaaaaatgtaataaccaaTAAACATGCGAGGAAAAATAAATCGGTTTAATACAAAAGCTTAAGTTTATAGAATGGACAGAAATGTCAATATATGatggtatttaaattaagaaGAGGAGAGCTTACATTTTCATGGACCAGAAAATTCTTGAACAATTGTGGTGGGGGGATTTTCAATCACATATCCTACTGTGGTGGACCATTTAAAAACAGTAGTTAAGATTTGATCGGATTGTTGCTAGATACTAGATAGTTCCCTGCACACGCGTGTGTTTCTGAATTGTGAGAAGAGGCCTTTGCACTGTTATGAACTTTCATGGTGCCTATTTTATCGATCGCATGCAAGTTTGTAGTACGACTACTcttctaaatgtatttatatatatatattgttgatatttattacagtattattgttACAACGGATTTTCCAtgctatatttatacaaatatctgAATTTGCAATTATCTgatgtaattattatcaatttagtaccgaaataatttgtttatattataacagaacacgaaaataaaaacatcacgtgaatagtataacataatatattatattatatttaagtttaatttcagtacatttttaatataaaacaaaaagtactacaaattacaatatttgttttacagCGTATATTTTACACTCTTTTTTTAATCAGAGTAgtgtgatatacattttttaaacttattagtaAAGTTCAAacgtattatttcaattttaaaaccacGATTGAGCGCGCTATTGtctttttaaagtttaagtcGTTTAAGTAGTGGTACATAAAacgaaatatacataatataatgtataataattcaataacataCAAACTTCgaagaaaacaaaaaattgcattttttttcagttgtatttaaatatttgaaactaaaaaatatattcagtcgtttttttatttaattaccacTTATAGTCACTTAGTCGAATAAGATAATCAGATCATTGATTCATTGTCGCATAATAACAGTAATCTTTTACTATGACTATaagctacataatatataaatagtctaTTATACTAAGAATCTAAAAACTTGGTTTACCTCGGTCCCTCTCCACATTTAATATGCCTAAACCAATTCAGGCCTACGGTGAACcgttcataatatattgaacacATCACACACAACATTcctgttaatattaatatgtttattctaTAAGTACAATCtagttaattttatgttttaatgtataattaaagcctaaaccatttttaaaaaaaatatattatactaataacacCAGAAACTACATTAAATTATCAGAGTAATGGTTTTTAACCGATGTCATGTAACGAAgcacttaaataatattgttatcgtgTATGTTTAGTAGACTATATCTATACGCCTCGTGATCAAAAGTATATGATGAATATTCtcccttaatatttattttctgtgtatattttcaatatacaatattgtacaattttttaatataatctctACAAActcattttagaatatttatagtAGAGCAcagtaaatttaaatcaaagcAATCTCAATATAGGATTCTGTTTACGTAAGTCAatcgattgtataatatattctatgctACAATGCTACTCATC
This genomic window contains:
- the LOC132920230 gene encoding uncharacterized protein LOC132920230, with the translated sequence MAAHLYFAPLTGQVRRDGRKWLQVRRPNLGRGGELDGSGACIKTRDRRGQDTVLFLFVFNNDKLKIPTTHNKSLQRTLPIITMKLTIALVLCLVAVATAAPYVPVVPVIPAVVHHPASVVRSSTVIQSHPSPVATHVVAVPAAVAHPVAVHPAVSVHPVAIHPVLPVHTVVHY